The DNA sequence ACAAGTCCACCGAGAAGACGCTGCACAGCGTCAAGGTCATCCCGGGCCGCGGTGCCTGGCTCGAGTTCGACGTCGACAAGCGCGACACCGTGGGTGTGCGTATCGACCGCAAGCGCCGCCAGCCGGTCACCGTGCTGCTCAAGGCGCTGGGCTGGACCTCCGAGCAGATCCGCGAGCGGTTCGGCTTCTCCGAGATCATGATGTCGACGCTGGAGAAGGACAACACCGCCGGCACCGACGAGGCGCTGCTGGACATCTACCGGAAGCTGCGCCCGGGCGAGCCGCCGACCAAGGAGTCCGCGCAGACCCTGCTGGAGAACCTGTTCTTCAAGGACAAGCGCTACGACCTGGCTCGGGTGGGCCGCTACAAGGTGAACAAGAAGCTGGGGCTCAACGCCGGCCAGCCGATCACCAGCTCGACGCTGACCGAAGAGGACATCGTCGCCACCATCGAGTACCTGGTGCGCCTGCACGAGGGCCAGCCGACGATGACCGCCCCCGGCGGCGTCGAGGTTCCCGTCGAGGTCGACGACATCGACCACTTCGGCAACCGTCGTCTGCGTACCGTCGGTGAGCTGATCCAGAACCAGATCCGGGTCGGCCTGTCCCGCATGGAGCGCGTCGTCCGCGAGCGGATGACCACCCAGGACGTCGAGGCGATCACGCCGCAGACCCTGATCAACATCCGTCCCGTCGTGGCGGCGATCAAGGAATTCTTCGGCACCAGCCAGCTGTCGCAGTTCATGGACCAGAACAACCCGCTGTCGGGTCTGACCCACAAGCGCCGCCTGTCGGCGCTGGGCCCCGGCGGTCTGTCCCGTGAGCGCGCCGGCCTCGAGGTCCGCGACGTGCACTCCAGCCACTACGGCCGGATGTGCCCGATCGAGACCCCGGAAGGTCCGAACATCGGTCTGATCGGTTCGCTGTCGGTGTACGCGCGGGTCAACCCGTTCGGCTTCATCGAGACGCCGTACCGCAAGGTCGTCGACGGTGTCGTCACCGACGAGATCCACTACCTGACCGCCGACGAGGAGGACCGCCACGTCGTGGCGCAGGCCAACTCGCCGGCCGACGCCAACGGCAAGTTCCTCGAGGACCGCGTCCTGGTGCGCCGTAAGGGTGGCGAGGTCGAGTACGTCAACGCCACCGAGGTCGACTTCATGGACGTCTCGCCGCGCCAGATGGTGTCGGTCGCGACGGCGATGATCCCGTTCCTCGAGCACGACGACGCCAACCGCGCCCTGATGGGTGCCAACATGCAGCGCCAGGCGGTTCCGCTGGTGCGTAGCGAGGCACCGCTGGTGGGTACCGGCATGGAGCTGCGTGCGGCCATCGACGCCGGCGACGTGGTGGTGACCGAGAAGTCCGGTGTGGTGGAAGAGGTTTCGGCCGACTACATCACCGTGATGGCTGACGACGGCACCCGGCACACCTACCGGATGCGCAAGTTCGCCCGTTCCAACCACGGCACCTGCGCCAACCAGCGTCCGATCGTGGACGCCGGGCAGCGCGTCGAGTCGGGCCAGGTCCTGGCCGACGGGCCGTGCACCGAGAACGGTGAGATGGCGCTGGGCAAGAACCTGCTCGTCGCGATCATGCCGTGGGAGGGTCACAACTACGAGGACGCGATCATCCTGTCCAACCGCCTGGTTGAGGAGGACGTGCTCACCTCGATTCACATCGAGGAGCACGAGATCGATGCCCGCGACACCAAGCTGGGCGCCGAGGAGATCACCCGGGACATTCCGAACGTCTCCGACGAGGTGCTCGCCGATCTCGACGAGCGCGGCATCATCCGCATCGGTGCCGAGGTCCGCGACGGCGACATCCTGGTCGGCAAGGTCACCCCGAAGGGCGAGACCGAGCTGACCCCCGAGGAGCGCCTGCTGCGCGCCATCTTCGGTGAGAAGGCCCGCGAGGTTCGCGACACCTCCCTGAAGGTGCCGCACGGCGAGTCCGGCAAGGTCATCGGCATCCGGGTGTTCTCCCGCGAGGACGACGACGAGCTGCCCGCCGGTGTCAACGAGCTGGTCCGCGTCTACGTGGCCCAGAAGCGCAAGATCTCCGACGGTGACAAGCTCGCCGGCCGCCACGGCAACAAGGGCGTCATCGGCAAGATCCTGCCGGTCGAGGACATGCCGTTCCTGCCGGACGGCACCCCGGTGGACATCATCCTGAACACCCACGGTGTGCCGCGACGCATGAACATCGGCCAGATCCTGGAGACCCACCTCGGGTGGGTGGCCAAGACCGGCTGGAACGTCGACGGCTCTCCGGAGTGGGCGGCCAACCTGCCCGAGGAGATGCTGAGCGCTCCGTCGGACACCAGGACCGCCACGCCGGTGTTCGACGGTGCCCGCGAGGAGGAGCTGCAGGGCCTGCTGGCCTCGACGCTGCCCAACCGTGACGGCGAGGTTCTCGTCGACGGTGACGGCAAGGCTGTGCTCTACGACGGCCGCAGCGGCGAACCGTTCCCGTACCCGGTGACGGTGGGCTACATGTACATCCTCAAGCTGCACCACCTGGTGGACGACAAGATCCACGCCCGCTCCACCGGTCCGTACTCGATGATCACCCAGCAGCCGCTGGGCGGTAAGGCGCAGTTCGGTGGTCAGCGGTTCGGTGAGATGGAGTGCTGGGCCATGCAGGCCTACGGCGCGGCGTACACGCTGCAGGAGCTCTTGACCATCAAGTCCGACGACACCGTCGGCCGGGTCAAGGTCTACGAGGCGATCGTCAAGGGCGAGAACATCCCCGAGCCGGGCATTCCCGAGTCGTTCAAGGTGCTGCTCAAGGAGCTGCAGTCGCTGTGCTTGAACGTTGAGGTGCTGTCTTCGGACGGCGCGGCGATCGAGATGCGTGATGGTGACGACGAGGACTTGGAGCGTGCTGCTGCCAACCTCGGAATCAACCTGTCGCGCAACGAATCTGCCTCTGTCGAAGATCTCGCCTAATTAGTGTTTCTAGTCCCGAAAGGGGAAAGGGAGTTACGTGCTAGACGTCAACTTCTTCGATGAACTCCGCATCGGTCTGGCGACCGCGGACGACATCCGCAACTGGTCCTACGGCGAGGTCAAGAAGCCGGAGACCATCAACTACCGCACGCTCAAGCCGGAGAAGGATGGCCTGTTCTGCGAGAAGATCTTCGGACCGACTCGCGACTGGGAGTGCTACTGCGGCAAGTACAAGCGCGTCCGCTTCAAGGGCATCATCTGCGAGCGCTGCGGCGTCGAGGTCACTCGCGCCAAGGTGCGTCGCGAGCGGATGGGCCACATCGAGCTGGCCGCCCCGGTCACCCACATCTGGTACTTCAAGGGCGTCCCGTCGCGCCTCGGGTACCTGCTGGACCTGGCCCCGAAGGATCTCGAGAAGATCATCTACTTCGCGGCCTACGTGATCACCGCGGTCGACACCGAGATGCGCCACAACGAGCTCTCCACCCTCGAAGCCGAGATGGAGGTCGAGAAGAAGGCCGTCGCCGATCAGCGTGACGCCGACCTGGAGGCCCGCGCCCAGAAGCTCGAGGCCGACCTGGCCGAACTCGAGGCCGAGGGTGCCAAGTCCGACGTGCGCCGCAAGGTGCGCGACGGTGGCGAGCGCGAGATGCGTCAGCTCCGTGACCGGGCCCAGCGCGAGCTGGACCGGCTCGACGAGATCTGGAGCACCTTCACCAAGCTGGCTCCCAAGCAGCTGATCGTCGACGAGAACCTCTACCGCGAGATCGTCGACCGCTACGGCGAGTACTTCGAAGGCTCGATGGGCGCGGAGTCGATCCAGAAGCTCATCCAGAACTTCGACATCGACGCCGAGGCCGAATCGCTGCGCGAGGTCATCCGCAGCGGCAAGGGACAGAAGAAGCTCCGTGCCCTCAAGCGGCTGAAGGTCGTCGCGGCCTTCCAGCAGTCCGGCAACTCGCCGATGGGCATGGTGCTCGACGCCGTTCCGGTGATCCCGCCGGAGCTGCGGCCGATGGTCCAGCTCGACGGTGGCCGCTTCGCCACCTCGGACCTCAACGACCTGTACCGCCGCGTGATCAACCGCAACAACCGGCTCAAGCGACTGATCGACCTCGGTGCGCCCGAGATCATCGTCAACAACGAGAAGCGCATGCTTCAGGAGTCGGTCGACGCGCTGTTCGACAACGGCCGCCGCGGCCGCCCCGTCACCGGACCGGGCAACCGTCCGCTGAAGTCGCTGTCCGATCTGCTCAAGGGCAAGCAGGGCCGGTTCCGTCAGAACCTGCTCGGCAAGCGTGTCGACTACTCGGGCCGCTCGGTCATCGTGGTCGGCCCGCAGCTCAAGCTGCACCAGTGCGGTCTGCCCAAGCTGATGGCGCTCGAACTGTTCAAGCCGTTCGTGATGAAGCGTCTGGTCGACCTGAACCACGCGCAGAACATCAAGAGCGCCAAGCGCATGGTCGAGCGTCAGCGTCCGCAGGTGTGGGACGTCCTCGAAGAGGTCATCGCCGAGCACCCGGTGCTGCTGAACCGTGCACCCACGCTGCACCGCCTGGGCATCCAGGCCTTCGAGCCGCAGCTGGTGGAAGGCAAGGCCATCCAGCTGCACCCGCTGGTCTGTGAGGCGTTCAACGCCGACTTCGACGGCGACCAGATGGCAGTCCACCTGCCGCTGAGCGCCGAGGCGCAGGCCGAGGCCCGTGTGCTGATGCTGTCGAGCAACAACATCCTGTCGCCGGCGTCGGGCAAGCCGCTGGCCATGCCGCGTCTGGACATGGTCACCGGTCTGTACTACCTGACCACCCATGTCGCGGGCAGCAAGGGCGAGTACGCCCCGGCGGGTACCGACGCACCGGAGACTGGCGTGTACTCGAGCCCGGCCGAGGCCATCATGGCGATGGACCGTGGCGTGCTCAGTGTCCGCGCTCAGATCAAGGTGCGCCTGACGCAGCTGCGTCCGCCGCACGAGGTCGAGACCGAGCTGTTCGGCGAGAACGGCTGGCGCCCGGGCGATGCCTGGACCGCCGAGACCACGCTGGGTCGGGTGATCTTCAACGAGCTTCTGCCGCAGGGGTATCCGTTCGTCAACGAGCAGATGCACAAGAAGGTCCAGGCGCGGATCATCAACGATCTGGCCGAGCGCTACCCGATGATCGTGGTTGCGCAGACCGTCGACAAGCTCAAGGATGCCGGCTTCTACTGGGCCACCCGTTCGGGTGTCACCGTGTCGATGGCCGACGTCATCGTGCCGCCGGAGAAGCAGGAGATCCTGGAGCGTTACGAGGCCGAGGCCGACGGGATCGAGAAGAAGTACCAGCGCGGTGCCCTGAACCACCAGGAGCGCAACGACGCTCTGGTGGAGCTGTGGAAGGAAGCCACCGAAGAGGTCGGTAAGGCCCTGGAGGCGCACTACCCGGAGGACAACCCGATCATCACGATCGTGAAGTCCGGCGCGACGGGTAACTTCACCCAGACTCGCACCCTGGCCGGCATGAAGGGTCTGGTGACGAACCCGAAGGGTGAGTTCATCCCGCGCCCGATCAAGTCCTCGTTCCGTGAGGGCCTGACGGTGCTGGAGTACTTCATCAACACCCACGGTGCCCGAAAGGGTCTGGCGGACACCGCTCTTCGTACCGCCGACTCGGGTTACCTGACCCGTCGTCTGGTCGACGTGTCTCAGGACGTCATCGTCCGCGAGCACGACTGCGGCACCGAGCGGGGCATCCTGGTCGATCTGGCCGAGCGTCAGGCCGACGGCACCCTGATCCGGGACCCGCACGTCGAGACCTCGGCGTACGCCCGCACGCTGGCCGCCGATGCGGTCGACGAGAAGGGCAACGTCATCGTCGAGGCCGGCCACGATCTGGGCGACCCGGCAATCGACGCGCTGCTCGAGGCCGGTATCTCGCAGGTCAAGGTGCGCTCCGTGCTCACCTGCGGCAGCGCCTCCGGCGTGTGTGCGATGTGCTACGGCCGGTCGATGGCCACCGGCAAGCTGGTCGACATCGGCGAGGCGGTCGGCATCGTGGCCGCACAGTCCATCGGTGAGCCCGGCACGCAGCTGACCATGCGTACCTTCCACCAGGGTGGTGTTACCGGTGGCGCCGACATCGTCGGTGGTCTGCCGCGTGTGCAGGAGCTGTTCGAGGCGCGTATCCCGCGCAACCGGGCTCCGATCGCCGACGTCGCCGGGCGGGTTCGCCTGGAGGAGAGCGACAAGTTCTACAAGATCACCATCGTTCCCGACGACGGGGGCGAGGAGGTCGTGTACGACAAGCTGTCCAAGCGTCAGCGCCTGCGCGTGTTCAAGCACGACGACGGGACCGAGCGGCTGCTGGCCGACGGTGACCACGTCGAGGTTGGCCAGCAGCTCATGGAGGGCTCGGCCGACCCGCACGAGGTGCTCCGTGTCGAGGGCCCGCGCAAGGTGCAGATCCACCTGGTCAAGGAGGTCCAGGAGGTCTACCGGGCGCAGGGTGTGTCGATCCACGACAAGCACATCGAGGTCATCGTCCGGCAGATGCTGCGGCGCGTCACGATCATCGATTCGGGTGCGACGGAGTTCCTGCCCGGTTCGCTGACCGAGCGCGGCGAGTTCGAGGCCGAGAACCGTCGGGTGGTTGCCGAGGGCGCCGAGCCCGCGGCTGGCCGTCCGGTGCTGATGGGTATCACCAAGGCGTCGCTGGCCACCGATTCGTGGCTGTCGGCGGCGTCGTTCCAGGAGACCACTCGCGTGCTGACCGATGCGGCGATCAACTGCCGCAGCGACAAGCTGCAGGGTCTGAAGGAGAACGTGATCATCGGCAAGCTGATCCCGGCCGGTACCGGTATCAACCGCTACCGCAACATCCAGGTGCAGCCGACCGAAGAGGCGCGGGCCGCCGCGTACACGATCCCGTCCTACGAGGATCAGTACTACAGCCCCGACTTCGGCCAGGCCACCGGTGCCGCGGTGCCGTTGGACGACTACGGCTACAGCGACTACCGCTAGTCACGAACGAAATAGCCCCCGGGTTCGCCCGGGGGCTTTTTCGTTGCGATGAATTCGGCAACCGGCCGCGGTCTACTTACCTGTGACCCAACTGCTCAGAGTTCAGAACTTCATGCTGTCGCGCGACGGGTTCGGCGCCGGGCTCAACCAGTGCTTGCAACGTCCGTTCGGCGATGCCGACCAGCCGGCCCTGTTCGCGTGGGTGGGCGCGACGGCGAGTTGGGTGGGACGCCGCGAGCCCGGCGGTGACCGCGGCCTCGACGACTACTTCACCCGTGACTACTTCAACAACATCGGCGCGGAGATCATGGGCCGCAACAAGTTCAGTCCCTACCGCGGCCCGTGGGACGACCACCCCGACTGGCAGGGGTGGTGGGGCGAGGAGCCGCCGTTCCACACCCCGGTGTTCGTGATGTCCCACCACGCGCGGCCAGCGTTGACCTTGTCCGATACCACCTTCCATTTCGTTTCCGGTGATCCGGCGAGTGTCCTGGAACAGGCCAAGGATGCGGCCGACGGCAAGGACGTCCGGCTCGGCGGCGGGGCGAGCACCGTCCGGCAATTCCTCGACGCCGGCCTGGTCGACACGCTGCACGTGGCGGTCGCCGACGTGGAGATCGGAGCCGGCTCGCGGCTGTGGGAATCGCCGGACGAACTCGATGATCGCTACCGCCACGAGGTGGTGCCCAGCCCCAGCGGTGTGATCCATCACCTTTTCTGGCGCTGACGTTTCGAGCAGACGCAAAATCGCACTGGCAGAGTCATTTTCGTGCGATTTTGCGTCTGCTCGCCGATGGCGGCGGTCGGCCGGGGAGGCGCAGCCTGGCGGCCCCGCCTAGACTGGCCGACGTGCTGATCGGCTCCCATGTTCGCTCCGACAACCCGCTGGCCGGGGCATTGGACGACGAGGCCGACGCGGTGCAGTTCTTCCTCGGTGACCCGCAGAGCTGGAAGAAACCGAAGCCCCGCGAGGACGCCGACATGCTGCGCCGCTCGCCGATCCCGCTCTATGTCCACGCCCCGTACCTGATCAACGTGGCCTCGGCCAACAACCGGGTGCGCATTCCGTCGCGCAAGATCCTGCAGGACACCTGCGACGCCGCCGCCGAGGTCGGTGCGACCGCGGTGATCGTGCACGGCGGCCACGCCGACGACAACGACATGGAGGCCGGCTTCGAGCGCTGGGTCAAGGCGCTGGCTCAACTGCAGACCGACGTGCCGGTGTACCTGGAGAACACCGCGGGCGGCGACCACGCCATGGCGCGCCATTTCGACACCATCGGCCGGTTGTGGGACCGCATCGGCGACACCGGCATCGGGTTCTGTCTGGACACCTGCCACGCCTGGGCGGCCGGCGAGGAGCTGATCGACGCCGTCGAGCGGATCAAGGCGATCACCGGCCGCATCGACCTGGTGCACTGTAACGACTCCCGCGACGCCAAAGGTTCCGGCGCCGACCGGCACGCCAATTTCGGCGCCGGACAGATCGATCCGCAGCTGCTGGTGGCCGTGGTCACCGCGGCGGGTGCACCGGTGATCTGCGAGACGGCCGACGACGGCCGCAAGAACGACATCGCCTTCCTCCGCGACAACGTGCCGGGTTGAGGATGCGGAGCCGAGTCGTCGCGCTGCTGGGGATCCTGTTCCTCGTCTCCGCCTGCGCCGCGTCCGGATTGGCCGCCCCGGCTCCGTTCACGCCCGGGGCCACCGCACACACCATCTCGGTCGGCGGCCTCGATCGCACCTATCGGCTCTACCTGCCCGCCGGCCTGCCCCCGGCAGCGCCGCTGGTGGTCATGCTGCACGGCGGCTTCGGCAGCGCCGATCAAGCCGAACGGTCCTACGGCTGGAATCAACTGGCCGAGCAGGCCAAGTTCGTCGTCGCCTATCCCGACGGACTGAATCGAGCGTGGAACTCCGGGGGAGGATGCTGCGGGCGCCCCGGCCGCGACAACGTCGACGACGTCGCCTTCATCACCGCCGCGGTGCGCGACATCGCGGGCAACATCGGCATCGACCCCACCAGGATCTACGCCACCGGCATCAGCAACGGCGGCATGATGGCTTACCGACTCGCCTGCACCACAGCGGTTTTCGCGGCGATCGGGCCCGACTCGGCTACCCAGCTCGACAGCTGCTCAGCGCCGTCGCCGACCTCGGTCATCCATGTCCACGGCACCGGCGATCGGATGATCCGCTACGACGGCGGACCCGGTGCCGGCATCGCCAACATCGACGGTCCACCGGTGCCTGATGTCAACGCCTTCTGGCGTGGTGTCGACCAGTGCGCGCCGCCGGCGGTGACGGTCAACGGTGCACTGACCACATCGACGGCGAACTGCCCGAGCGGGCGAAGCGTCGAGTTGATCACCGTCGCCGGCGGCGGTCACGAGTGGCCGCCGTTCGCGACACAGACGATCTGGGATTTCTTCGCCGCGCATCCGCGCTGAGTCAGGGCTGGTCACCGGCGGTGCGCAGGTGCTCGCTGTCGGTACCACTGATGGTGAGAGCGCCTACGACGATGCCGACGACGACGCCCACCAGCGTGTCGAGAACCCGGTCGACGGCCGCTGCGGGTGTCAAGCCTGCGCCAATGCCGGTGAGCAGCAACGCCATCGGAGTCACGGCCAGTGAGGTCAAGGCATAGTTGACGGTCGAGGCGATCTCGGCGCAGACCTGGAAGACGACGATGGCAGCGGCAGTGCCCCAGTACCCGAGCGGCAGGGCCAGTAGACCAGCGGCCAGCAACGCACCACCGATATTGCCCAGCAGACGTTGCACACCGCGGTGGACCGCGACGTGATAGGCCACGCCCTGCATGGTGGCCACCGCGCCCATCGCCGCCCACATGTAGTGGGGCAGGCCGAAGGCGAGCGCGACGGCCGCGCCGAGGGCGCCCGCGATGGTGATCCGAGCGCTGCTCGTGACCAGCGTGGAATGCGGCGCGCGCAGCAGCGTGACCGCGATCGATTCGCGGCGGGCAGGGTGAGAGCCGGTGGTCGCGGCGGGCCGCCCGGTCGCTGCGCGCCACGTCAGGTTCAGCAGCCAGGGCGCCAGTGCGGCGATCATCCCAGTCACGGTGCCGATGGCGCACGCCAGTACTGCGTGCGCGACATCGCCGGTGGTGCGGGCGAAGGCCTCGGCACCGACCGCGCCGAAGACGAACACCACCGCACCGGGGCCGACGATGTGCAGGGCAGAGACGAAAAATGCTGCGGCTCCAGCGATCAGGGCGATCACCACGACGCTGACGGCCGCCGAAGCGCTGCTCGCGCCCAACGCTGCGCCGGCCGCGATCGACGAGATGATCATGATGCTGAGGACGACGAGCCGGCCGACGCGAACCGGATAGGGATCGGGCCGGCAGAACGCTGCGACCAGAGCACCGAGGGCGGCGAACCCGGCCACGTCGTGGTGACCGGTCAATCCGCCAAGCACGAACATCAGGGCCACCGCGGCACCGACCCGCAGGGGTACGGCCACTCCGGCTTTGCGCAGGTCGCCGTTGAGGGCGCCGCGCCAGGTCGTCGGCCGGACCGCGTGGCGCAGCGCGCGGTACGTGGGGCCGAGCTGCTGAGCGAGCGAAGCGGGCATCGAGATAATTTATCACTATTTTACTAGTGAAATGATTCGTCGTGCTTAGGATGGCCGGGTGTCCAGACGTGTCGAAGCCAGTGCGCTCAGCGACACCGTGGATCGGATTCGCTCGGAATGGGCGGCGGCCTACCCGCACCTCGATACGGCGCCCATCGACATCCTGGGGCGGATCCAGCGCATCGCCTCGATCTGCAGCCAACGGCTCGATTCGAACCTGGAACGGCACGGCGTGACGCGCTCCGAGTTCGCCGTGCTCGGCGCGCTGGCCCGGGTCGATCGCCCGCTTCGGGCCAGCGAAGTCGTCTCCACAACGTTGCTCAGCGGGGCATCGGTGACCAAGATCGCCGACAGCCTCGCCGGCCGGGGACTACTGGAACGGCAGAAGTCCGAGCGGGACGGACGGGTGGTCCTGCTCGCGCTCACTGATGCCGGACGGGCGGTGGTCGACACCGAGATGCCTCGCCGCCTTGCCGACGACGAGGCGATGATCGCCGGTCTCACCGATGCAGAGCGAGCCACCCTCGCCGGTCTACTCCGGAGGATCTGCGCGACGCTCGGCGACTGAACCCGCACGTGTCGGAGTCAGGTCAGATACACCTTGCGCAGCGTCTCGGTGACTGTCCATACCGTGCGCGCTCCCTCGGCCAGTCGCACCACGTCACCTGGGCCCAGTGTCATGGTGGGGGTGTCGTCGTCGAACTCGACGGTCGCCGCACCGGTCAGCACGACGAACAGTTCGTCGGCCTCGACATCACTCATCACTCCGGGCGTCATCTCCCAGACCCCGACCTCGAGTCCGCCGAACCGGCCGAGTTCGGCGACACCGGTGTGCGGGCTGCCGCCGTGTGACTGCTCGGCGGGCACCGGCTCGTGCTCGAGCCACTGGCTGGACGCGTGGACCACGGAGTTCAGCTTCACGGCAATCAGCATGCCATATTACGGTTCTTGTGCGACTGTCCGAAAAATGTAACAGTGGTGGAATGTCGGACACGCATGTCGTCACCAACCAGGTCCCCCCGCTGGTGGACCACAATCCGGCTAACTCGCCGGTCCTCATCGAGGCACTGATCCGCGAAGGCGGGCAGTGGGGGCTCGAGGAGGTCACCGAGCTCGGGGCCCTGGCCGGCAGCGCCCAGGCCCAGCGCTGGGGTGATCTGGCCGATCGCAATCAGCCGATCCTGCATACCCATGACCGCTACGGGTACCGGGTCGACGAGATCGAATACGACCCCGCCTATCACGAGCTGATGCGCACGGCGATCGCCCACGGTGTGCACGCCGCCCCGTGGGCCGACGAGCGTCCGGGCGCCCACGTGGTCCGGGCGGCGAAGATGGGGGTGTGGACGCCCGAGCCCGGGCACGTCTGCCCGATCTCGATGACCTACGCCGTCGTCCCCGCGCTGCGGCACAACCCGGAGCTGGCCGCCGTCTACGAGCCGCTGCTGACCAGTCGCGAGTACGACCCGGAGCTGAAAGTGCCTGCCACCAAGGCGGGCATCACCGCCGGGATGTCGATGACCGAGAAGCAGGGCGGCTCCGACGTTCGCGCCGGCACCACCCAGGCCGTACCCAACGGCGACGGCAGCTACTCGCTGACCGGCCACAAGTGGTTCACCTCGGCGGCAATGAGCGACATCTTCCTGGTGCTCGCCCAGGCGCCCGGCGGATTGAGCTGTTTCATGCTGCCGCGGGTGCTGCCCGACGGCAGCCGCAACCGGATGTTCATCCAGCGGCTCAAGGACAAGCTGGGTAATCACGCCAACGCCTCCAGTGAGATCGAATACGACGGCGCGGTGGCGTGGCTGGTCGGCGAGGAGGGCCGCGGTGTGCCGACCATCATCGAGATGGTCAACCTGACCCGGCTGGACTGCACACTGGGCAGTGCCACCAGCATGCGCAACGGCCTGACGCGGGCGGTTCATCACGCCCAGCATCGAAAGGCGTTCGGCGCCTACCTGATTGATCAACCGTTGATGCGCAACGTGCTGGCCGACCTCGCGGTCGAGGCGGAGGCCGCCACGATCGTCGCGATGCGGATGGCCGGCGCCACCGACGCGGCCGTTCGTGGCGACGAGCGGGAGACACTACTGCGGCGGATCGGCCTGGCAGCGTCCAAGTACTGGGTGTGCAAGCGGGCCACCCCGCACGCCGGTGAGGCGATGGAGTGCCTGGGCGGCAACGGCTACGCCGAGGAATCCGGCATGCCGCGGCTCTATCGCGAGGCGCCGCTGATGGGGATCTGGGAGGGCTCGGGCAACGTCAGCGCGCTGGACACGTTGCGCGCCATGGCAACTCGGCCCGAATGCATCGCCGTGCTGTTCGACGAACTGGCGACCACCGCCGGTCAAGACGCCAGGCTCGACGTCCATGTCGCCACGCTTCGGGCCGAACTGGGGGATACCGACGCCGTCGAGTACCGGGCCCGCAAGGTCGCCGAGGACATCTGCCTGGCATTGCAGGGCTCGCTGCTGGTGCGTCATGGCCATCCCGCAGTGGCCGAGGCGTTCCTGGCGACCCGGATGGGCGGCAACTGGGGCGGCGCGTTCGGCACCCTGCCCACCGGATTGGACCTCGCACCGATCCTGGAGCGCTGCCTGGTGAAGGGATGATCGCGGTGGTCGTGACGCCGAGCAGACGCAAAATCGCATGAATTCGGCTCCGATGATGCGATTTTGCGTCTGCTCGCAGGAAGGGTGACCGTGGAAACTCTCAACACGATGACCTATGAGGTCACCGACCGCGTCGCGCGGATCACCTTCAACCGCCCGGAGAAGGGCAATGCGATTGTCGCGGACACCCCGCTGGAGCTGGCGGCGCTGGTGGAACGGGCAGACCTCGATCAAGACGTCCACGTGATCCTGGTGTCGGGGCGCGGCGAAGGCTTCTGCGCCGGGTTCGACCTGTCCGCCTATGCCGACGGCACCGGGTCGGCCGGGGGATCCGAGCGGGCGGGCACGGTGCTCGACGGTAAGACCCAAGCCGTCAACCACCTGCCCAACCAACCCTGGGACCCGATGATCGACTACCAGATGATGAGCCGGTTCGTCCGGGGCTTCGCCAGCCTGATGCACGCCGACAAGCCCACGGTGGTCAAGATCCATGGCTACTGCGTGGCAGGCGGTACCGACATCGCGCTGCACGCCGATCAGGTGATCGCGGCCGCCGACGCCAAGATCGGCTACCCGCCGACCCGGGTATGGGGCGTGCCGGCGGCCGGCCTGTGGGCGCACCGCCTGGGCGACCAGCGCGCCAAACGCCTTCTGCTGACCGGGGATTGCATCACCGGCGCGCAGGCCGCGGAGTGGGGCCTGGCCGTCGAGGCGCCTGAG is a window from the Mycolicibacterium anyangense genome containing:
- a CDS encoding acyl-CoA dehydrogenase family protein — protein: MSDTHVVTNQVPPLVDHNPANSPVLIEALIREGGQWGLEEVTELGALAGSAQAQRWGDLADRNQPILHTHDRYGYRVDEIEYDPAYHELMRTAIAHGVHAAPWADERPGAHVVRAAKMGVWTPEPGHVCPISMTYAVVPALRHNPELAAVYEPLLTSREYDPELKVPATKAGITAGMSMTEKQGGSDVRAGTTQAVPNGDGSYSLTGHKWFTSAAMSDIFLVLAQAPGGLSCFMLPRVLPDGSRNRMFIQRLKDKLGNHANASSEIEYDGAVAWLVGEEGRGVPTIIEMVNLTRLDCTLGSATSMRNGLTRAVHHAQHRKAFGAYLIDQPLMRNVLADLAVEAEAATIVAMRMAGATDAAVRGDERETLLRRIGLAASKYWVCKRATPHAGEAMECLGGNGYAEESGMPRLYREAPLMGIWEGSGNVSALDTLRAMATRPECIAVLFDELATTAGQDARLDVHVATLRAELGDTDAVEYRARKVAEDICLALQGSLLVRHGHPAVAEAFLATRMGGNWGGAFGTLPTGLDLAPILERCLVKG
- a CDS encoding FUSC family protein; amino-acid sequence: MPASLAQQLGPTYRALRHAVRPTTWRGALNGDLRKAGVAVPLRVGAAVALMFVLGGLTGHHDVAGFAALGALVAAFCRPDPYPVRVGRLVVLSIMIISSIAAGAALGASSASAAVSVVVIALIAGAAAFFVSALHIVGPGAVVFVFGAVGAEAFARTTGDVAHAVLACAIGTVTGMIAALAPWLLNLTWRAATGRPAATTGSHPARRESIAVTLLRAPHSTLVTSSARITIAGALGAAVALAFGLPHYMWAAMGAVATMQGVAYHVAVHRGVQRLLGNIGGALLAAGLLALPLGYWGTAAAIVVFQVCAEIASTVNYALTSLAVTPMALLLTGIGAGLTPAAAVDRVLDTLVGVVVGIVVGALTISGTDSEHLRTAGDQP
- a CDS encoding extracellular catalytic domain type 1 short-chain-length polyhydroxyalkanoate depolymerase; translated protein: MRSRVVALLGILFLVSACAASGLAAPAPFTPGATAHTISVGGLDRTYRLYLPAGLPPAAPLVVMLHGGFGSADQAERSYGWNQLAEQAKFVVAYPDGLNRAWNSGGGCCGRPGRDNVDDVAFITAAVRDIAGNIGIDPTRIYATGISNGGMMAYRLACTTAVFAAIGPDSATQLDSCSAPSPTSVIHVHGTGDRMIRYDGGPGAGIANIDGPPVPDVNAFWRGVDQCAPPAVTVNGALTTSTANCPSGRSVELITVAGGGHEWPPFATQTIWDFFAAHPR
- a CDS encoding MarR family winged helix-turn-helix transcriptional regulator, yielding MSRRVEASALSDTVDRIRSEWAAAYPHLDTAPIDILGRIQRIASICSQRLDSNLERHGVTRSEFAVLGALARVDRPLRASEVVSTTLLSGASVTKIADSLAGRGLLERQKSERDGRVVLLALTDAGRAVVDTEMPRRLADDEAMIAGLTDAERATLAGLLRRICATLGD
- a CDS encoding crotonase/enoyl-CoA hydratase family protein, with protein sequence MRLLAGRVTVETLNTMTYEVTDRVARITFNRPEKGNAIVADTPLELAALVERADLDQDVHVILVSGRGEGFCAGFDLSAYADGTGSAGGSERAGTVLDGKTQAVNHLPNQPWDPMIDYQMMSRFVRGFASLMHADKPTVVKIHGYCVAGGTDIALHADQVIAAADAKIGYPPTRVWGVPAAGLWAHRLGDQRAKRLLLTGDCITGAQAAEWGLAVEAPEAKDLDERTERLVERIAAVPVNQLIMVKLAMNSALYQQGVATSRMVSTVFDGIARHTPEGHAFVADAREHGFRSAVRHRDEPFGDHGRSTSGV
- a CDS encoding cupin domain-containing protein — its product is MKLNSVVHASSQWLEHEPVPAEQSHGGSPHTGVAELGRFGGLEVGVWEMTPGVMSDVEADELFVVLTGAATVEFDDDTPTMTLGPGDVVRLAEGARTVWTVTETLRKVYLT